GGCGAACGAACTGCTGGACCGGGCGGTCGCGCTGCGCCGCGCCATTCCGAATTCAGCGCTCGAGTTGGCCGCGCTTACCGGCCAACTCGCCGAACTGCGGCGCCGCCAGGGCCGGTACCCGGAGGCGGAGCAGTTGCATCTCGAGGCGCTCGAAGTCTTCCTTTCGCGGCCCGGCGGCGGAGGCGAACAGCAGGCCCGGGAAACGGCGCTTCTGGCCGGACTGTACCGCGAACAGGGCAAGTATGCCGAAGCCGATGTGCTGTACGTCAAGGCGCTGGCCGGGCTGGAAACGAAACTCGGCGCCGGCGACGCGGCGGTTCTTTCCGTTGTGCATGAACTAGGGACGCTACGGCAGGCTGAAGGAAGGTATCTGGAAGCCGAAGCGCTGTTCCGCCGGGCGGCGGCAAAGGACGACCCGGAAGCGAAGCTGCTGCTCGGCGGATATTATCTGGCCGCGAGCGACTTCGGGCAGGCAGCCGTCCATTTGCGCGGCGCGCGCGATGCCTTGGCGCGGCGTTGGGGCGATTTCCATCCGTCGATAGCCGAAGCCGATCGCCTGTTGGCGGAGACGGCGCTCGCGCAGCGGCGATTCACCGAAGCGGGTCCGCTGTTCGAGCGAGCGCGGGCGTCGCTCGCGGAAATCCACTCGCCGGAACACCCGGCGATCGCGCCCGTGCTTTCCGGCATGGCGCGGTGGCACGCCTACCAGGGGCGGTTCGGCGAGGCGCAGCGGTTGTTCAGCGAAGCCGTGATCCTGCAGAGCAAGGCGTTCGGCAACAACCACCCAGCGCTGGTGGAGACGGCTGCGTCGTTGGGCGTGCTGGAGCGGGCGCTGGGCCGCTACCAGGAATCCGAGAAGGTGCTGCGCTCGGCGCTTGGCGATGCGGTTCGGCTGTTGGGGAATACGCACCCCATTGTCGCCACAGTGCGGAACAACCTCGGCAATACACTGCTCGATTTGCGCCGCTTCGACGATGCCGAGGCGGAATACAATCGGGCGCTTGCGATACGGGAGAAGTTTGCCGGTCCGGAATCGCCGGCGGCAGCCGAGGTGCGATTGAACCTGGCGGCCGTGTATCAGGCGCGGGGCGATGCGGCCAAGGCCCTTCCGCTGATCCAGGCGGCGCTGCCGCTGTGGCGCGCGGCGCTGCGCGCGGGGCATCCCGATCTGGTTCGGGCAACGCGCCAGCTTGCGGTTTGCGATCTCGAGGTTGGGAATCTGGCCGAGGCCGAACGCTCGTTCCGCGCCCTGATGGCGTCGGGGCCGCCAGACCCGGAGGCACTCGACGCGTTGTCCCGAATCTATCGGCGACAGGGGCGTTGGGCAGAGGCGGAACCGGTGGACCGGAAGCGGATGGAATCGCGGAGTGGAATCGCGGCGGCGCGCGCGGCGGTGGATCTGGCCGAAACGCTCGAGGGGCTGCGGCGCGAGGAGGAAGCGCGGCGGCTGCTCGAGGGGGCGCGGGCCTCGATCGTCGCCAATCGCGCGCCGGCCGGCGAAGAAGCTGCGTTGCGGGTGGCGTTGGGTGAACTCGAATTCCGGGCCGGCCGGTACGACCAGGCGCGGCGGGAGGCGGAGACAGCCGAGACGCTCTTGGCCAATGAGCCGGAGCGCCAGGCGGCGGCTCTGCGGCTGGCAGGCAACGCCCTTCGCGAGAAAGGCGACTACGAGGGCGCCGCGGACCGATTGCAGCGCGCCGTGAATCTGGAGCGGAAGTCCATCGGGGATCGCGCAGAACTGGCGGCGGCTCTTCACGGGTTGGCGCGGGCGCGCACGAAGCTCTCGCAGTTCGACGCGGCCGATGCAGCATTCGAAGAGGAGATGGCGATCTGGCGCGCCCTCGGACGGGAGCAGACGGAAGCGGCGGCGGCCGGTTTGCGCGAGTGGGCGGCGATGGCGCTGGCGAAGGGAAACACGGAGACGGCGGCGCGCCGGTATCGCGAGTCCGAAGCAATCCTGCGAGCGCGGTTCGGGGACAGCGACACGCGTTTGGCGGCCGTGCTTTCGGGGCGGGGTGAAACCGAGGCGGCGCGGGGCCGCTATGCCGAGGCGGAGAATCACTTCGCCGCGGCTCTCGCGATTCAGGAGGCCGCGGTTGGCGCCTCCGACGCGTCCATCGCGCCGATTGTCAACGCGCTGGCCAACGCGCAGCGGCGGGCCGGCAAGCTGGCGCAGGCCGACGAGAACTACCGGCGCGGGCTGGCGATGCTCGAATCGACGCACGGCGCGGACCACCCCGAGGTGGCCACTGCTCTCGCCAACATCGCCGATCTGTACCGCGAGATGAAGAAGCACGGCGAGGCGATCGCTCTGTTGGGACGCGCGGAAACGATCCTGCGCAAGGCGGGCGGCGACCCACTGAAGCTTGCCGAGGTGCTGAACCAGCGCGGGGCACTCCATGCTCAGCGGCGCGAATTCGCCAAGGCGGACCCGCTGTTTGCCGGCGCAATGCGGCTCCTGGCCGACGGCCGCGGAGAGCGGAGCCTTGCCTACAGTTCGATTTCCGAGAACCTTGCCTTCAGCAAGGCGATGCAGCGGGATTTCAACGCCGCGGAACGGCTCTACCGGCAAGCGCTAACGCTCCGTGAGCAACTCCTCGGGCGGGAAAATCCGGCGCTGGCGCCGCTGCTCGAAAACTACGGCGCGCTCCTCCGGCTGCGTAAGCGCGACGCCGAGGCGGGTGTGATGCTGGACCGCGCCCGCGCGCTTCGGCAATCGCAGGCAACCTCCGCCGGCACGCGCCGATAACTTGTCTGCGTGCCGGAAGGGTTGACCAGTTCGGAAGGCGGAGAGCTCCTTTCGCCAGGCGATTTGTTCGCGGGACGGTACAAGGTGCTGAACCGGATCGGCGCCGGCGGATCAAGCCAGGTGCTGCGGGTGGAGGATACGCTCGCCGGCCAGGTGATCGCGATCAAGATCCTGCGGCGCGGACTGGCGAACGACCCGTCGACGATCGCGCAGTTCCGGCGCGAGGTGGCCATCGCCCGCCAGTTGATCCACCCGCACGTAGTTCGCATCTACGACATCGGAGAGCACGAGGGACTGCTCTACATCGTGATGGAGTACGTCGACGGGCGGTCGTTCTCCGACATGCTCGCCGATCGCGGCCGGTTCGCCCTGGCGGACCTGCTGCCGCTCATCGCGCAGTTCGCCGAGGCGGTGGGCTTCGTTCATTCGCACGGCGTGCTGCATCGCGACATCAAGCCGAACAACATCCTTGTCGACCGGCACGGCATGGTGAAGCTGATGGATTTCGGCATCGCGCGGATCTTTCACGGATCCGGCTCGATGGGAACCATCGTCGGAACGCCGGCCTACATGGCGCCGGAACAGATGGCGGGCGAACCGGTGTCGCAAGCAACGGACGTGTTCGCGGCGGGCGCGATGATCTACGAGTTGCTCACCGGGAAACGGCCCTTCAAGGGGCTCGGCGTGATGGCCCGGATGAAGGAGAAACCGGCGCCGGCGCATACGATCGTGCCGGAGCTGACCGAGGGCGTGAGCGAGGCGCTGGCGCGGGCGATGGAGTTCCGCCCGGCGGACCGCCATCAGTCGATCAACCAGCTTGTCTCCGATTTGCGCCAGAACGCGCCGCGCTCCGTGGTGCGGCCGACGCGAGAGGTGACGATCGCCGAGTTCAACGTCCCCGATGAGGAGCCGGCGCCGGCGAAGTCCGGCCGGAGCCTGGCGGACCTGGTCAGCGCCGACCCTCCGGAGCTCACCTCCGCGCTGCGCCTTCTGCGGCGCGTTTTCGAGCGTGCCGCGGCCGTCCACGCCGCCGGCCAACACGCGGTGGATCTCGCCCCGTCGCGAGTCGGCATCGGCGAAGACGGCTCGATTCGAATCGAGGCGGAAGGCGAGACTTCGGCGGCTACGTCGACGATGGCGGTGTCGGACCCGAAGTACAGCGCACCGGAATCGTTTACCGAG
This DNA window, taken from Bryobacteraceae bacterium, encodes the following:
- a CDS encoding tetratricopeptide repeat protein; this translates as MSLGLLLAAGALGQQSLWQSYVDSAARHAAEGRFKQARQLLVNALAAAERFPAADARLPLTLSRLASVYTEQARFEEANELLDRAVALRRAIPNSALELAALTGQLAELRRRQGRYPEAEQLHLEALEVFLSRPGGGGEQQARETALLAGLYREQGKYAEADVLYVKALAGLETKLGAGDAAVLSVVHELGTLRQAEGRYLEAEALFRRAAAKDDPEAKLLLGGYYLAASDFGQAAVHLRGARDALARRWGDFHPSIAEADRLLAETALAQRRFTEAGPLFERARASLAEIHSPEHPAIAPVLSGMARWHAYQGRFGEAQRLFSEAVILQSKAFGNNHPALVETAASLGVLERALGRYQESEKVLRSALGDAVRLLGNTHPIVATVRNNLGNTLLDLRRFDDAEAEYNRALAIREKFAGPESPAAAEVRLNLAAVYQARGDAAKALPLIQAALPLWRAALRAGHPDLVRATRQLAVCDLEVGNLAEAERSFRALMASGPPDPEALDALSRIYRRQGRWAEAEPVDRKRMESRSGIAAARAAVDLAETLEGLRREEEARRLLEGARASIVANRAPAGEEAALRVALGELEFRAGRYDQARREAETAETLLANEPERQAAALRLAGNALREKGDYEGAADRLQRAVNLERKSIGDRAELAAALHGLARARTKLSQFDAADAAFEEEMAIWRALGREQTEAAAAGLREWAAMALAKGNTETAARRYRESEAILRARFGDSDTRLAAVLSGRGETEAARGRYAEAENHFAAALAIQEAAVGASDASIAPIVNALANAQRRAGKLAQADENYRRGLAMLESTHGADHPEVATALANIADLYREMKKHGEAIALLGRAETILRKAGGDPLKLAEVLNQRGALHAQRREFAKADPLFAGAMRLLADGRGERSLAYSSISENLAFSKAMQRDFNAAERLYRQALTLREQLLGRENPALAPLLENYGALLRLRKRDAEAGVMLDRARALRQSQATSAGTRR